The window TTcgcagaggaatagcctcggggtatcttgtagccatacacattatcgttaacaaaaactggttacccgattttgtcttcggtaacggtccgacacaatcaaccaccacatgctcgaatggttcacctatgacaggtattggacaaagaggagcgggaggaataacctgatttggttttcctcttatctgacaggtgtggcatgtccgacagaactgcgccacatcttgttttaaacccggccaaaataaatgtcgaaggatccgatcatacgtctttgtgattcctaaatgaccagatcACTGCTGATCAAGAGCAAGGGggtaacacattttgtcgaaaggctgtaggaatcactatttggtaaacagcattccaatctccacctgcatcaacatgggatttccatttacgcatgaggagattaccatccatgaagtaagccacattcttcttcttcacctcttctaacgagacaacactagaaaaacatttagcaagcttgttgtcaaccttttggttagcaatcagctgctcacgagtaactggtaactgtattgcatcagcaataagttcaacgttctttaattctttcctgggctgtttgtcagaggtgatcaacttctcagaggtatcacacaatccatcctcttgatcatcctctttgaacagaacagtgttcgacaaatctatcacgtcaccctcttgtagtgcctgagcacgagtgacagcacaagcggggaacacatgtggataactctgtgccaactcattcgagagagagtggtcacttttatccaatacttccaatacgggtactacctttcctccggcaatatcgttacccattataaaggtcacacctttcactggcaacttaggacgtacccccactctgaatattccactgattaactcagtgtactttcacaaagtgcaacggcactgggacaaaacccatttcaataccctgcactaacacactggaaccacagtatgtatcgtcagataagggcaacacatcagacaatataaacgactgcgccacaccagtatctctaaggattttaaccggacgctgagacgcttcgtcattctctagggacacaaacccctcgaaaatgaatggttcataactgcggtcggggactgggtctttcaaactacagttaccctgaggcacctgttttgttgcagacctcacaaccgtacgaattagagcaacacctgttggtggcttggcacgaagaggcatccctcgtttgcgtttaagcaggaagcaatcattaatcatatgtcccactttatgacaatagaaacaggaacgctcattcttctggcgtgctttatatactactgctggtcgactagggctaaaggtaggaaactcagtggttctactctcagtttgagccgaaaacacactcttgtgcgtcaacacaaactcgtctgccaacacagacgcttctgccagggaggatactttctgttcgtttaggtaaactacaatgcgttcgggtaagcaatttttaaactcttccaacaagattaactcccggagagagttgaaatcagttaccttactagcagcatgccatttatcaaacagatttcccttgtctctagcaaattccacataagtcttactagaagactttctatgagacctaaatctctgtcggtatgcctcaggcacaagctcataggcacgaagaacagtagctttgaccacttcataattcaaactgtcctccagaggtagcgctgacaaaacctcttgggctttaccagttaatttacactgaagtaataggcaccatacctcttcaggccacttcaatgctacggctatacgctcaaatacacaaaaataggagtcaacctccgactctctgaacaaaggtactaaggctatctgcctactaatgtcaaacgtgtttgaggacacagcaggtgaggacggctcacaaacaggcacagtaggaacgaaggctagcctcgctgtctctgcctccagttccatctggcgcattttaaacgtcatctgccgctgttctctttctgcctcaattttacacatcatctgccgttgttctcgttctttttctgcctccattttacacatctccaactggagagtctctcgcctaatttgggctctctcttccacctctagttggaactgtgctaaacggacatcccttctggcatcaccgtttgacagtggggagagtggatcaaaatgggacaatgtggctggtgttttagcctcaccctcattatcagataccaatgggcttataggagcagttacatcccctacagggttagtagactcaggcagcggtaacacaagcacctgctcttccaacaatacatttaacactagctgtttaacctccgccttaactacactctgcggaatcgatattgagtaatggtcagccaaggtcattaaatcaactctacgacatttatcaaaaacctcccacgaaggattatccaaaaaggacttcaaatcaaaagtagccatcttacactacttcacaagagccaacgaaaatagcaaacactaatgctacttcagctatgacgctcaacactgaactataccactacaacaatctacatgagcggcatgggtgtcagtaaagacatatcccggatgagcccccacttatgttacgaatctcttttggcccgacagtctaggggggatggtagtgagacccgtaacataactcatgtaaattataatagtgacaaagtaaaagtgaacgaaataaccacgacaaccgaaataataccgtcaaactcagggtttattataaacacacggtaatgggggggggggggggagtaatgattttcacctgtgaggggagaaggagagaaaagaacacacaggatacacacagacacaggatacctgtatccgtaacattaGGGCTGTCCAGGTTAGGGCTGTCCAGGTTAAGGCTGGTATTTTAGATGATGGTTATTGGTCAGCCAAATGACCGCAGTCACCGTAATAACTGCTACAGCACCTTGCTTGTGCACCTTGCTTGTTTCAGCCTGGAGCAACAACGTTTCATCACACTGTAGAGTCCATGTTATACCAGAGACTGACTCAACCACACGAGTTCCCAGCCAtcccgtcttcagtcagctggtgtacaggttaggggttatagcaGAGACTGACTCAACCACACGAGTTCCCAGCCAtcccgtcttcagtcagctggtgtacaggttaggggttatagcaGAGACTGACTCAACCACACGAGTTCCCAGCCAtcccgtcttcagtcagctggtgtacaggttaggggttatagcaGAGACTGACTCAACCACACGAGTTCCCAGCCAtcccgtcttcagtcagctggtgtacaggttaggggttatagcaGAGACTGACTCAACCACACGAGTTCCCAGCCAtcccgtcttcagtcagctggtgtacaggttaggggttatagcaGAGACTGACTCAACCACACGAGTTCCCAGCCAtcccgtcttcagtcagctggtgtacaggttaggggttatagcaGAGACTGACTCAACCACACGAGTTCCCAGCCAtcccgtcttcagtcagctggtgtacaggttaggggttatagcaGAGACTGACTCAACCACACGAGTTCCCAGCCAtcccgtcttcagtcagctggtgtacaggttaggggttatagcaGAGACTGACTCAACCACACGAGTTCCCAGCCAtcccgtcttcagtcagctgtttgtTCTACAAATTAGTTTTTAAATTTCCCTGATGTTCTTCATCCATAACCGTTGGTTACACGGTTATACGATAATTGTGGCAGCCCTAATCCAGCTGTCTTAAGAGTAGTATCATGACTAACCTTTCTCCATTATCCTTTCCCTCCACTGTGAGCGTAAGGTGTCCAGGTGTCTTACAGTAGTATCAGTTTAACCTGAGTTCCTCCTCTACCCTGTTATCTCAGGTGTGAACCACTGTGATCGTAAGGTGTCCAGGTGTCTTACAGTAGTATCAGTTTAACCTGAGTTCCTCCTCTACCCTGTTGTCTCAGGTGTGAACCACTGTGAGCGTAAGGTGTCCAGGTGTCTTACAGTAGTATCAGTTTAACCTGAGTTCCTCCTCTACCCTGTTGTCTCAGGTGTGAACCACTGTGAGCGTAAGGTGTCCAGGTGTCTTACAGTAGTATCAGTTTAACCTGAGTTCCCTCCTCTACCCTGTTATCTCAGGTGTGAACCACTGTGAGCGTAAGGTGTCCAGGTGTCTTACAGTAGTATCAGTTTAACCGGAGTTCCTCCTCTACCCTGTTATCTCAGGTGTGAAACACTGTGAGCAGAAGGTGTCCAGGTGTCTTACAGTAGTATCAGTTTAACCTGAGTTCCTCCTCTACCCTGTTGTCTCAGGTGTGAACCACTGTGAGCGTAAGGTGTCCAGGTGTCTTACAGTAGTATCAGTTTAACCTGAGTTCCCTCCTCTACCCTGTTATCTCAGGTGTGAAACACTGTGAGCAGAAGGTGTCCAGGTGTCTTACAGTAGTATCAGTTTAACCTGAGTTCCCTCCTCTACCCTGTTGTCTCAGGTGTGAACCACTGTGCGCGTAAGGTGTCCAGGTGTCTTACAGTAGTATCAGTTTAACCTGAGTTCCCTCCTCTACCCTGTTATCTCAGGTGTGAACCACTGTGAGCGTAAGGTGTCCAGGTGTGCGGGTTTGAAGAACCTGACCCTGGGTGACctgatgatggtgatgaagagTCTTCCAGGGGTCCGGGCCCACGAGGAAGACATCAGGGCCGTGGTCTCCTCATGCCGCTCCCAGCAGTACCTCCTGCAGCTCCTACACCTTTGGAAGAACCAGAACAAGGACCTGGACATCAATAAGGTATTGGTCCGCCACCACCGTGCACATTAACACGCCTGCCTTAATCTAGACCAATTATCACTGTGTGGACATTCCTCTTTGTTCCTTTTCTACgaaccaacaacaacaagatgaGATTATCCAATTAGAAGTGTGTTGGGTTTCCTTTGATGAAAGCACCGCAACGGAGAAGACGGAGTAACTGTCTTGATCACTTTGTGTTCACCTTGATCGTTAAAACGATGTAGTCTGTGTATGTATTTGTTTAAATGGTCAAAATAAAAGCTAATCTATTAATCCATCAATGAAAGGGACTGGCTCACAGCCTGAGCCGGCTCCGGCAGCAGGGGGCACCACGCCCGCTCCTCAGGAGCATCAAGAAGATCAACCGGAtcatctccacctcctccataCACAAGATGTACGAGAAGATGTTCCTCAACATGATCGAGGACGGGACCTGCTTCAACACCAAACCCTACAACCAATAGGAGAAATGGGGCGGGTctaagggggggagggggaggggcagaACTGGGTTTCAAATACtttaaaaatgtataatttgtTAGAGTCTGCCTGGAGTGTCAGATGGATGGGGTTTGGCGTTTTGTGGTGTTTCTATTGGTTTATTGCTCCAGACAAGCTCAATCAGGGTCAGATAAAGGTTGTAAATTCATGTTTAAAGTATTTGCCAACCAGGTCTGATGGGGGTGGATCCTAACGTCCACTTACGTCAAATTTTCACTTGGTCTCCCATTGATATCAATGCATGACTAAGTCAAAAAATTCAATTTAAATGTAAATTAGGA of the Oncorhynchus clarkii lewisi isolate Uvic-CL-2024 chromosome 3, UVic_Ocla_1.0, whole genome shotgun sequence genome contains:
- the LOC139405629 gene encoding tumor necrosis factor receptor superfamily member 11B-like, translated to MSAREPCVPHRNCSGLGLKTLRPGTPTQNTLCENEAEGSVLECSHHNTQCPTDVSLCEEAIFQSLASLRLSSVPLERLLESLPGKRVDRKSLEKLKKACSPQEQILLLLRLWREQNKDQVKLYGIIQGVNHCERKVSRCAGLKNLTLGDLMMVMKSLPGVRAHEEDIRAVVSSCRSQQYLLQLLHLWKNQNKDLDINKGLAHSLSRLRQQGAPRPLLRSIKKINRIISTSSIHKMYEKMFLNMIEDGTCFNTKPYNQ